One segment of Brassica napus cultivar Da-Ae chromosome C3, Da-Ae, whole genome shotgun sequence DNA contains the following:
- the LOC106350902 gene encoding uncharacterized protein LOC106350902 — MTATAEYGTATAEYATAKIAVWWDMKDCPIPGGYDAGQVRPSLEGAFKERGYSGPVSITAYGEQTQTPGHILQGLLSTGISVAHTRSESVHYMMYRDMVEWRGQNPPPATMMIISNKVRGVFDWDLLRLQQRTPYNLFLAYSVVPKVSILLSTSEEWCWKSLLKLSGPHVAVQGAKLYCNSCNFDTQSLKKFKKHIWSYEHVREEIINPTYDKVVCVTEEWGKNYKATPEFATAKIQVWWDMTSCPLPEGYDARRVRPSLEAAFKELGYSGPVSITAYGDHNHTPLQALSSTGVHALHCVPDLPDMASVVEKWHYDNPPRNATIMMVISDHVDWISHYLVELLQENNYKLFLAYSFRPSKTSFLLTSAEWLWESLLADFEQRRLVLHKCSSESGEPTATFNCSLCHFGTKSIDQFRKHLSTDKEHAKEEMRLPAVRKLNIKENRRSRVADFDRKGKRMK, encoded by the exons ATGACGGCGACGGCTGAATACGGGACGGCGACGGCTGAATACGCGACGGCTAAAATAGCGGTATGGTGGGACATGAAGGATTGTCCGATTCCGGGGGGTTATGATGCTGGTCAGGTCCGACCGAGTTTAGAAGGGGCGTTCAAGGAACGAGGCTACTCTGGTCCAGTCTCCATCACTGCCTATGGCGAGCAAACACAAACCCCTGGTCACATCCTGCAAGGTCTCTTATCCACTGGAATCTCTGTAGCACATACCAGATCCG aAAGCGTACACTACATGATGTATCGGGATATGGTGGAATGGCGAGGTCAGAATCCTCCTCCGGCTACAATGATGATCATATCAAATAAGGTGCGAGGTGTCTTTGATTGGGATCTGCTCCGGCTACAACAACGGACGCCATACAACCTTTTTCTGGCTTATTCAGTTGTGCCTAAAGTATCAATTCTCCTCTCCACAAGTGAAGAGTGGTGCTGGAAAAGTTTACTTAAACTAAGCGGACCACATGTTGCTGTTCAGGGTGCCAAGTTGTATTGCAATTCTTGCAATTTCGATACCCAAAGCCTGAAGAAATTCAAGAAGCATATCTGGAGTTACGAGCATGTACGAGAG GAGATTATAAACCCTACGTACGACAAGGTCGTATGTGTAACGGAGGAGTGGGGAAAGAACTACAAGGCTACTCCTGAATTTGCGACAGCTAAAATACAGGTGTGGTGGGACATGACGTCTTGTCCGCTTCCCGAAGGTTATGATGCTCGTCGGGTCCGTCCCAGTCTAGAAGCTGCATTCAAGGAACTAGGCTACTCTGGTCCTGTCTCTATCACTGCCTATGGCGACCATAACCATACTCCCCTGCAAGCTCTCTCTTCCACTGGTGTCCATGCTTTACATTGCGTTCCCG ATCTCCCAGACATGGCTTCAGTTGTGGAGAAGTGGCATTATGATAATCCTCCTCGGAATGCTACTATAATGATGGTCATATCGGATCATGTGGATTGGATTTCACATTATCTTGTCGAGCTACTACAAGAGAATAATTACAAGCTTTTCCTGGCTTATTCGTTTAGGCCTTCCAAAACGTCATTCCTGCTCACTTCTGCAGAGTGGCTCTGGGAAAGCTTACTTGCAGATTTCGAACAAAGAAGACTTGTTCTTCACAAGTGTAGCAGTGAAAGCGGTGAACCTACCGCTACGTTTAATTGCAGTTTGTGCCACTTTGGTACCAAAAGCATTGATCAGTTCAGGAAGCATCTCTCTACTGATAAAGAACATGCAAAAGAA GAGATGAGACTTCCTGCCGTTCGTAAATTGAACATTAAGGAGAATAGGCGATCGCGAGTTGCTGACTTCGATCGAAAAGGCAAACGTATGAAGTAA